DNA from Aphis gossypii isolate Hap1 chromosome 3, ASM2018417v2, whole genome shotgun sequence:
ttaaaattgctttGTCATTAATTTCAGTGGTTGTTTGAACACCCAAAACACCCTCTTACCTGCCCATGATTACTAGATAAGTGagtttgattttaaaagagattttgattaattgattctttaaaaattaacccaaatattcaatatgtcCTGATAATTGGATCATTGGCTATTTCTGgaatatatcttttttatttttgtgtttatacttcatattgtttttactttatacaaaTAGTGGTTTGTTAAGAATTGTAAGTatctagttattaaaataaatataactgatttgtaacttttataaattaaaaaaaatatatataaattatttttaacagtttaaacttaatttatatttttctatattgatttaaattacaagttaaaaaaaattagttaatttgcCAAGACTTGCTATACTGGAAAtcaaattgtaaatacttaCAATTGGATCTTGATTTTCAGGATTGCATTGGATCAAAGTGTTGCATATTCTTGTTATAACTGATTGAAGCTTTACACTATTTACaccaatacatatttgaggctAAAAACCACAtacaagttaattttttagtaatcactaaaaatttaaaattattagatatatagattaaaatttagctaatattttttgaacttaCCAACATATCTGATGTGAATAATAAATGGACAGAATATAGATAGTATTCAAACAGTTGACATAAACAAGTAACTACATCCTCagatatagattttaatatgttacatatttttaagtactttcCACAATGTCTCATCACTGTTAACGTTGTATTAGTAAGCAAAGGTGGTCTTTCATAATTATCtgctgttatattataattatctgtgTCTTCATAGCTGTTATTAGTATCATCACTACAAACACTATTTCCATCCatctagaaaataaaaataaataataataacacttcactaaaattgtaaaaatatattttaaatttaataatatactaaaaaaaaaatgattgtaatTACTTCTGTATCCAATATATCTTCACAATATGtagtatttaaatcattatcaaATGGTGATTTATCTGAtgtgaaatgaaaatattcacaTGTACTAATAGAGCTACTATCCATAGATGAATTTCTACTATGAGTTAGACGCGAtgaattacttttttgaatatgattcttaattgttctaaattccttatagtaaaaatatagaaaataaattatattgaagaaatcaaatattttaatattttcttacttgcagttgaaataaattaaattcacgtTTCACTGGACAAGGAGTCCAactttcattttcaaaaaatattgttagctCATCCagacaatttttatgatatgtatgaaaataattgatacaaGACTTTTTTGTATCATTTTGTAATTGTTCCGATTTACTATTGCAAAATTCTTCACCTATTTTAATAtgcctaaaatataatattataatataacatggcatatattatattgagatgatatattgtaattacaaacatatacttaatgaaatagggtataaaacataaaaagtagTTTACCCTGTATGGACTTAAAAACTACAGCCAGATATTTtggcttaaattaattattaggttagataaaaaaagtgtaaactgaatttgttttaaaaattaataatttttaatacttgtttAATATAGATAGCACTTGAAGAAAGtcgtcaaatttaaattttgtcatATTAGAATTGAATACTAAATTCGATATTTTAGTAACCATATCACCCCATAAACGTGTGGGacctatttcaaattttttactgATATATTCTTGATTAACATATTCTTCAATATCATCTAAAACACACATatcggtaaatattataataatcactaataataattattaaaattgtatcacaatatttattcaatcaaacaaagtttaaaaagatgtgtgtacaataacaataatatttataccttcACTATCTGTactaatatctttaaattctCTATGCCAATCTGCCGCTTTCTTATAGCTTTGTAAAAtgttccaaaatattttactcaatGCAATAAGACATGGAATTAACTGTTCATCGGGAACAcactatttaaacaataatgtaacatgtttaaatattattaagcagccaaaaaaaataaaatataataaataacctgACACAAAAAGgcaaatgaatttttattgttttccacCTTATCTGTattcacaaataaatttatagtatcaAACGAAGCACTGTGGATTGCCGATGTATAATGCATATGCAATTGGTCAATAGCAATTCTTGTTTTACCCAGGCGTCTATAAGCTTCTTGAACAGCGGAATACTTTTCATTATCAAAATTGAAAcacatctaaaaatatattaatttgatttatttgcaTATAgccagtataaaaaatatgataataattttagttagaaACAATCATtacaattactattttatttaatattgtctaaataattatttaattcaacttACATTTGACAACACGATGTCTAATTGCTCTTCTGTCATAATTAATGCATCTTGGAGTTTGATAGATAATGCagcaatacaattaaattgtttaaaagctGAAGCACCTTGAGTGCATTCTAAAAGTAAAGCTATTCCTTTGGCATAATTAGCTTGAGAAACTAAttcttcaagttttttttcagtttgtaactaaaaataataaaaatatacataacttttaagaaaaaataaaaacaaattattatgttttatcttACCAGCATTTTGATACTATTTAAAGAACTTAATAAATCGagaattaaagatttttttctgCAATTACCCAAAAGGCCCAAACCAGCTGTAGTGATTTGTCTTTTAGCTAATTTTAAGCGATTCTTAGCATGTTCACAGTTTTCTAgactagattttaaattattttgtaacattCCAATTctgtaaaagataaaaataaagattactataatataaataatttatatgtatataaaactaatgtaCTTGTCTAATTCATCATCACATGCAGCTTGATTTTCAAGAATCAACTGTAGCAAttgtttttcaacaatttcatGTTGAACTTTAAGTTTGTTTATGTCATTggcaatcaattttttatcgagAATACTTggtaatttctaaaattggtaaaaagtttatttaaattacatgcaAAATAATTGGTTACATTTTCAATCACAGAAAACACATAAACAATTTGTTATCTTAATAAAcagattatacataataaattacatttaataatagcaTATAACATACTTCTAGttcaaatttagtaaaatcaaAGTCAGAACTGTTGAAATATACTTGATCTATATTTGATACAAGTTCAGCATCACATTTTTCGACAAACTTTTCATTATTCACCACtggttttattaaaagtgaatcactttttttttcagaaatgtCCCAAAAGTCTTGTGATCCTATTAATGGAACTTTTACTGAAGtctataaaaatgcaaaaacaaaatatcagtaatttattattatacagtataatataaagtaaaaataaaatacttaggaAACCAagcattatacaatttatttttagctttattaattaattctaaataaaaggtaaaattaaataacaatattatggtttatcatgtaaatacagaaaataaataaaaaatatcattaaaaatgtaaaaaaaatataaaatttaaatttagaaattaaccTATTTTCCatggatttttgttttttaccgagatttgttttgtaaataattacatatattaaggTTTAGGAAAGGAAGTATAACAATGCATACATTATGTTTGAGGACAGTGATAAATAGATTCTGaacattcattaaaataagttttatgttttttgtgttgaaattaaaaaataaataaccatagACTTGAATTTTTCactaaatttttagatttatttgatatgatacaattttcaaaatattatggttcttgatgtttttaattaacactTGAAACTTTCaacttaaatcaatttttccttcaatttaaatctaataaaaatttgtttgtgaAAATATAACTCAAGATTCTTTATTTGACTTAATtggattttaaatgaaaaagaaCACAATCTTAGTTTTTTAGTAgaaatttataagataatatttgtatatatttaaaacttctcaccttaacatataatacaactcttatagtaattagtaattagattaattttaagacatttatacctcaaatctaaataaatcacTAAGTGATGTTCATAAATTATCTTACATCTAATTAATTCTATGTCTCTGGATATACAGTGCCTGAATtcagtataaattttattagtgtcattgaattaaaagttaacatATGATACAATTACAATCATCTACTCAATACCAAAAAGTGTAAACGTCACAGTGaatttatcacaatattttactatagctAGTTATACCTTTAGTTAAaactatgtttaatttattatgtttgctAAATGGATATTTCTACAAAACATACAAGAGTGcagatataagaataataatttaattcataaacacACCTTAGCATCTAAGAGATTCTttagtttttgtttgaattcTGCCATACTGATCTGGTTTTAATAGGAAAAAGTTGAGattcttatttttctttatttaattctattggcattttttattgtagatacatgctattaaaaatattttagaatttttgattattgtatCATACACAAAGAACacatatgtatgtacatatcACATAAGGCTTTAGtcgctttataatatatcagagggtgtacatttttaacaatattaaaacaataaaataatattaataatgatatgaatttgaataacgattaataaatactcataaactataaaggataaatatcaaattatgatACGTATTACGTATTGTCGTATTACGTATCTCCTTAATCGTGTTTAgtactgataaaaataactgaatataataaattgataagtaACTTATTCATGGAGTGAAATGAATAATCCAGGTTTCTTGTCAGAACAAAAACGTGTGGACCAAAAGTACGTATTGTCGACATGTCGTTTActataacgaaaaaaattacgGCCGTGGTTCCAATGGCAGATTCACAGAATAACGTATATTGCCATTTGCCATATTGGTCTCTTCTCTTTAATCTTATCTTTCAAAGTCTAAACTTGTTTAGACTTGAAACACCTTGTCATTACATGCTACACAATTGTCCAAAATGCCAAACTTTTAGtttagtaacattttttttttcatacttcaAAGTTCAAATAACAAACCAGTGTAATTATTTCAcgtgttatatacttatatgaaatggatactattaaatttgaaaaagagGAAGTAATTGaggtgatttattatttacacattatataagtattttaacttaatcaaaatattatttacctataattataacttgtattttattttatttttttaatttattaattatttacatattgttaataaagttAGTAATTAATAGGTGGTGAATAGTGAAGCTGAGACTGATACACAATCTTTCAGTGAAGAATCAGAATCTTATTATCAAGATTTTAGACAAACTGGTTTACAAATTTGTACTGATGATTATCCTGgccaatttaattttgatttttttttagatgttacAGAAATGTCTAAAAGACATTGGATGGcaagtattgtttttaacaataaataattggttGGTTAAATTCCTATTTGTTAcctttaatgaattaaatttaaaaaatgtttttgtactagttattttctttactaacagttaataaattataagcacgtttaaaattctttaacaAATATCTATAACATTGAAGTTGATATTGGTTAATATTACTTagctatttatattgttaattttcttttaggtatttcaaattattcactttaaattattacttttttttattttggaacaaacattttcaattccttattttaaagtagaatatttgaattatttcaacATATATGATAATCAAATCagagtagttaaaaattatatttattataaatcatatgttttgattattcttataaagattaaagtatatttatttaaatatttaaacaagttacattattaaatatttttctgatatttttttgaaaaacaattttaatgtaccaatttttaaattaaattatataaacattttttttgatctTGTTTGATGTGTATGTTATAactgcgttttttttttttacctaagaaaatatcttattagttatttattgtagttattatgttttagtatTCTGCagctttgaataaaatatacattgataTGAATCGAGTATTACCAATTCAATTTCAATGGCGATTTGATGATATTGGATTATTAGGAATAAAAAATCTTCAAATACGTGCATTACCAATTTTTGCAAATCCTGAATTTCAACAATTGTCTATAAAACGTTgtcctatacatattttgcagGATAAATTGtgtggtataaaataataaaattcatatacctaaatattatataaagctataaatttatgcattcaaatttaattttacttacttactaattaaattaatttgtttcttaTCTGATtttagatagaaaaaaaattgaacacatACTTTGGTGTGAACAAAATGATGCtatttatgaacaaaatagCATAAGCCAAAGACATAGTGTTGTTGCCATTGTTCGCAATTTTGTTCCTTGTTcagattttaaaacttataatgtattatataaatttatgtgcaAATCTAGTTGTAGTATGAGTCTTAATCGAAGACCCGTTcatgtaatttttactttagaaACATTACAGTAAGATTTCCactatgtaataattagtttttaaacaattcatctaatatatttttgttttattttagtggACAAGTATtaggtagaaaaaaaattggtgtGAAAGTTTGTAGTTGTCCAAGGAGAGACATGTTAAAAGAAGAAGCGATAGAAAGAAAAAGAATAACACCAGTAAACACTTTTAACAAACGTACATCATTAATTGACGATAATGAAATTCcaggaaaaaaattgaaagccaataatgaaaacaccgaaaataaaatttatgaactACCAtcagtatgtttttattatatcaatcaaTTATAACAtagaagttattaaaaaaaaatttaattataatgttttttagttACCTATTCTAGGAAAACAGTTATATTTAAGCACTTTAGAATTATTGCATGGTCATTTTTTGGGTAGTGCTGTTCGAGAAGATCACTTAATAGACTCTCATCCTTTGATTAGCATGCTTGCTGATCTTATATCTCAAGTGAAATCTGAAAATAATCATGTAAGTTATAagatattgtttgaaaatgtttaacaaatattaaattattttcattttctttagAACAAAGCTGAATCAGAAAACTCATTAACacagtcaaattaaaaaatatattcatatgataataataagaacgttgtaaaagtaattaaattaagggaatttatttgtttcttttagaatgt
Protein-coding regions in this window:
- the LOC114120915 gene encoding syndetin, producing MAEFKQKLKNLLDAKTSVKVPLIGSQDFWDISEKKSDSLLIKPVVNNEKFVEKCDAELVSNIDQVYFNSSDFDFTKFELEKLPSILDKKLIANDINKLKVQHEIVEKQLLQLILENQAACDDELDKIGMLQNNLKSSLENCEHAKNRLKLAKRQITTAGLGLLGNCRKKSLILDLLSSLNSIKMLLQTEKKLEELVSQANYAKGIALLLECTQGASAFKQFNCIAALSIKLQDALIMTEEQLDIVLSNMCFNFDNEKYSAVQEAYRRLGKTRIAIDQLHMHYTSAIHSASFDTINLFVNTDKVENNKNSFAFLCQCVPDEQLIPCLIALSKIFWNILQSYKKAADWHREFKDISTDSEDDIEEYVNQEYISKKFEIGPTRLWGDMVTKISNLVFNSNMTKFKFDDFLQVLSILNKHIKIGEEFCNSKSEQLQNDTKKSCINYFHTYHKNCLDELTIFFENESWTPCPVKREFNLFQLQEFRTIKNHIQKSNSSRLTHSRNSSMDSSSISTCEYFHFTSDKSPFDNDLNTTYCEDILDTEMDGNSVCSDDTNNSYEDTDNYNITADNYERPPLLTNTTLTVMRHCGKYLKICNILKSISEDVVTCLCQLFEYYLYSVHLLFTSDMLPQICIGVNSVKLQSVITRICNTLIQCNPENQDPIIREPVALHVLSLSDANNLYSVSERIVAVESLVFLGEQYKLLHSYLNSLLISDTSSYSLQQFYNQTVAVAVDLRKPVYGRVMCKSIDYNQVLGMMTKVNWEVKDIMCEHSKYVDFFLEEIRVFFKTLKTSTSHIYLNEQVLYSIWEAIAVLVSSVFIEGFSLAKKCSNAGRALMQLDFTQFMSQINSICPINPLPHKELVEVYIKAYYLPETSLETWTRDHQEYTHKQLLAVINCVCQNNKRLRQKLTNLLEESQQR
- the LOC114120933 gene encoding cellular tumor antigen p53-like isoform X1; amino-acid sequence: MDTIKFEKEEVIEVVNSEAETDTQSFSEESESYYQDFRQTGLQICTDDYPGQFNFDFFLDVTEMSKRHWMYSAALNKIYIDMNRVLPIQFQWRFDDIGLLGIKNLQIRALPIFANPEFQQLSIKRCPIHILQDKLCDRKKIEHILWCEQNDAIYEQNSISQRHSVVAIVRNFVPCSDFKTYNVLYKFMCKSSCSMSLNRRPVHVIFTLETLHGQVLGRKKIGVKVCSCPRRDMLKEEAIERKRITPVNTFNKRTSLIDDNEIPGKKLKANNENTENKIYELPSLPILGKQLYLSTLELLHGHFLGSAVREDHLIDSHPLISMLADLISQVKSENNHVQTKYVIQIDNTKII
- the LOC114120933 gene encoding cellular tumor antigen p53-like isoform X2 — its product is MDTIKFEKEEVIEVVNSEAETDTQSFSEESESYYQDFRQTGLQICTDDYPGQFNFDFFLDVTEMSKRHWMYSAALNKIYIDMNRVLPIQFQWRFDDIGLLGIKNLQIRALPIFANPEFQQLSIKRCPIHILQDKLCDRKKIEHILWCEQNDAIYEQNSISQRHSVVAIVRNFVPCSDFKTYNVLYKFMCKSSCSMSLNRRPVHVIFTLETLHGQVLGRKKIGVKVCSCPRRDMLKEEAIERKRITPVNTFNKRTSLIDDNEIPGKKLKANNENTENKIYELPSLPILGKQLYLSTLELLHGHFLGSAVREDHLIDSHPLISMLADLISQVKSENNHNKAESENSLTQSN
- the LOC114120933 gene encoding cellular tumor antigen p53-like isoform X3 — translated: MSKRHWMYSAALNKIYIDMNRVLPIQFQWRFDDIGLLGIKNLQIRALPIFANPEFQQLSIKRCPIHILQDKLCDRKKIEHILWCEQNDAIYEQNSISQRHSVVAIVRNFVPCSDFKTYNVLYKFMCKSSCSMSLNRRPVHVIFTLETLHGQVLGRKKIGVKVCSCPRRDMLKEEAIERKRITPVNTFNKRTSLIDDNEIPGKKLKANNENTENKIYELPSLPILGKQLYLSTLELLHGHFLGSAVREDHLIDSHPLISMLADLISQVKSENNHVQTKYVIQIDNTKII